A single region of the Brachypodium distachyon strain Bd21 chromosome 3, Brachypodium_distachyon_v3.0, whole genome shotgun sequence genome encodes:
- the LOC100838611 gene encoding uncharacterized protein LOC100838611 encodes MSGATATPGLVLAATDPIRSFLSSAAASADLAADLRDLASALASEPSVPYRSIRAIWCADSSPDRPPLRQLLRDAQFVLLSPKPREKSDELKARLEKLREMQERKEYADLVRDVAPKEDNSEPFSSYKDQLGFGLHVVVIMFTGYLVGFAAFRALFSNSPVMNAAGGILGVVGGMLMETVLFIIRSSSRDLSSSPAPRSKKLQ; translated from the exons atgtCCGGCGCAACCGCCACGCCgggcctcgtcctcgccgcgaCCGATCCCATCcgctccttcctctcctccgccgccgcctccgccgatCTCGCGGCCGACCTACGGGACCTCGCCTCTGCCCTCGCTTCTGAGCCGTCCGTCCCCTACCGCTCCATCCGCGCCATCTGGTGCGCCGACTCCTCCCCTGACCGCCCGCCTCTCCGCCAGCTCCTGCGAGACGCCCAGTTCGTGCTGCTCAGCCCCAAGCCCCGCGAGAAG AGCGATGAGCTCAAGGCGAGGCTGGAGAAGCTCCGGGAGATGCAGGAGAGGAAGGAGTACGCCGACCTCGTTAGGGACGTCGCGCCCAAGGAGGACAACTCTGAGCCCTTCTCATCCTACAAGGATCAGCTTGGATTTG GTCTGCACGTTGTGGTTATAATGTTCACGGGTTATTTGGTCGGATTTGCAGCTTTCAGAGCTCTGTTCAGCAATAGTCCTGTAATG AATGCTGCGGGAGGCATCTTGGGAGTGGTGGGCGGCATGCTGATGGAGACGGTTCTTTTCATCATCAGATCGTCCAGCAGGGATCTATCCTCATCTCCGGCTCCAAGATCCAAGAAACTCCAGTAG